From the Plasmodium vivax chromosome 5, whole genome shotgun sequence genome, one window contains:
- a CDS encoding hypothetical protein, conserved (encoded by transcript PVX_088920A), whose translation MDKHTSYETCSTLTVESSGSLTENSYLIEKIVNDEEDSEDDSIYNKVSSSLIAMLQGVEVLCNLSILYLFKDNYKVHPATLSVILSLIKLPWSIKLLWAIISDSFPIWGFRRKYYLLVGSLLCILSLLALGSINHTNITLTVGLLMMYFFGSSLCNVIGEAQVVASSRKGTVKCSAQNVSVFFGFRKLSFAIMSYLSGYLLSVMTKQHIFLIGAFLPVLVLVSSFFIKERKSYKKCSMKDQVKCIYDMVKIPHVKNFIIFIFLLMSMPSCGSTLFFYMTNELNFSPDLLGKMAMFQSLASLLAILSYMILFSTIDVTKLILYSTIIITPLCLLPLIVVKKLNLFLYLPNSLFIITDTVLIEFIAEFQTMPILVKCSRIIPKGFESTIYSLFLSANNLAVITSSFLSSLLTYGLHITSRDFTNLPLMIIICCLTNIIPILFLCLFPIFNETAKDVQKTPCSPPPYGTYETTHCVSLDNSDEETCLSREVRVGGILEQF comes from the exons ATGGACAAGCACACGAGCTACGAAACATGCAGCACCTTAACGG ttgAGTCCTCCGGCTCCCTCACCGAAAACAGCTACTTGATCGAAAAAATAGTAAACGATGAAGAGGACTCAGAGGACGACTCCATATACAACAAAGTCTCCTCAAGTCTGATAG CGATGCTGCAGGGCGTCGAGGTGCTCTGCaacctctccattttgtatcTCTTCAAGGACAACTACAAGGTGCACCCCG CAACCCTTAGTGTAATCCTGAGTCTGATAAAACTCCCCTGGTCGATCAAGCTCCTCTGGGCAATCATCTCGGACAGCTTCCCCATCTGGGGGTTCCGAAGAAAATACTACCTGCTCGTTGGGTCCCTACTATGCATCCTCTCACTGCTCGCGTTAGGCTCGATAAACCACACGAACATTACCCTGACAGTGGGTCTGCTAATGATGTACTTCTTTGGGAGTTCCCTATGTAACGTCATAGGAGAAGCGCAAGTGGTGGCCTCCAGCCGAAAGGGCACAGTGAAATGCTCAGCCCAAAACGTTTCCGTCTTCTTTGGATTCAGAAAATTAAGCTTTGCAATTATGTCCTACCTATCTGGGTACCTCCTATCCGTGATGACCAAGCAGCACATATTTCTGATTGGTGCGTTTCTACCTGTCCTCGTATTggtatcttcttttttcatcaaGGAGAGAAAgagttacaaaaaatgttctATGAAGGATCAAGTCAAGTGCATCTATGACATGGTGAAAATCCCAcacgtaaaaaattttatcatttttatcttcctgCTCATGTCTATGCCATCATGTGGAagtactttatttttttatatgaccaatgaattaaattttaGTCCTGATTTGTTGGGGAAAATGGCTATGTTCCAATCTTTGGCTAGCTTACTAGCCATTTTATCTTATATGATTCTATTCAGCACAATAGATGTAACCAAATTGATTCTGTACTCCACCATCATTATTACTCCCCTCTGTTTGCTACCGCTAATTGTTGTGAAGAAGCTGAACCTCTTTCTGTACCTTCCCAACAGCCTATTCATCATTACGGATACTGTCCTTATAGAATTTATTGCGGAATTTCAGACTATGCCTATTTTAGTCAAATGCTCACGTATCATTCCTAAAGGGTTCGAGTCCACCATTTACTCTCTCTTTTTATCTGCCAACAATTTGGCCGTCATTACTAGTTCCTTCCTTTCGTCTTTGCTGACTTATGGACTGCATATCACTTCAAGAGATTTTACAAATTTACCCCTCATGATAATCATTTGCTGCCTCACCAATATCATCCCCATTCTCTTTTTATGCCTTTTCCCCATCTTCAACGAAACAGCCAAGGATGTGCAGAAGACCCCCTGCTCGCCTCCCCCCTACGGCACATACGAAACGACACACTGCGTGTCACTTGACAACTCGGACGAGGAGACGTGCCTTTCTCGCGAAGTCCGGGTGGGCGGCATCCTCGAGCAGTTCTGA
- a CDS encoding translation initiation factor eIF-2B alpha subunit, putative (encoded by transcript PVX_088930A), with product MEHCEQSNEEGDTPEEHEVVRAFKRHYFEDKDKMHIAAMKAIAQVLQSNMTKTNFELFVNLNEANGKLKSFVKNEKTQNEILSMPHSKRMTIYPILSSSDIYLHFVVKKYTHNENNYPNLKNLISSSAQDFPDNVKQGLRAIGNSSNIMFINKKTTILTHSNSECVKSLLLNVVKNQMKHVSVYFTCTEHICKDYLKKDKKFDDKFVEDLQREHIQVTKIDLDNVKDVLSTIDFVVIGTELVIDNGGIVNKKGIKQLAELCSSNKKEFYVTCEAYKFLKIEKIKNYAQEFYSYCTENTASEGGNVYEFLPHHFITLFYTDIGIFPPSAISYELNKLYINDVS from the exons ATGGAGCATTGTGAACAATCGAATGAGGAGGGCGACACGCCTGAGGAGCATGAAG TCGTGCGCGCGTTCAAAAGGCACTACTTTGAGGACAAGGACAAGATGCACATAGCGGCCATGAAGGCCATAGCCCA AGTCCTACAGAGCAACATGACGAAGACCAACTTCGAACTGTTCGTTAACTTAAATGAGGCTAATGGAAAACTAAAAAGTTTCGTAAAAAACGAGAAAACGCAAAACGAGATTTTATCCATGCCCCACTCGAAAAGGATGACCATATACCCCATTCTGTCCTCCAGCGACATCTACCTTCACTTTGTGGTGAAAAAGTACACCCACAATGAAAAC aaCTACCCCAACCTGAAGAACCTCATCTCCAGCAGCGCTCAGGACTTCCCAGATAACGTTAAACAGGGTTTAAGGGCCATAGGGAATAGCAGCAATATCATGTTCATCAATAAAAAGACGACCATCCTAACGCACAGCAACTCCGAATGCGTAAAAAGCTTGCTACTAAATGTTGTAAAGAATCAAATGAAGCACGTGAGTGTGTACTTTACCTGCACAGAACATATCTGTAAGGACTACTTaaagaaggacaaaaaattCGACGATAAGTTTGTTGAAGATTTGCAGAGGGAACATATTCAAGTAACCAAAATTGACCTTGACAATGTTAAGGATGTATTAAGCACAATCGATTTCGTGGTCATAGGCACAGAACTCGTAATCGACAATGGAGGAATTGTTAACAAGAAAGGTATTAAGCAGCTAGCCGAATTGTGTtcatcaaataaaaaagaattttatgtCACTTGTGAAgcgtataaatttttaaaaattgaaaaaataaaaaattacgccCAGGAGTTTTACTCTTATTGTACCGAAAATACAGCTAGCGAAGGTGGAAATGTGTATGAATTTCTTCCCCACCATTTTATTACTCTTTTTTACACGGACATTGGAATTTTTCCCCCGTCTGCAATTTCGTACGAACTGAACAAGTTGTACATCAACGATGTTAGCTGA
- a CDS encoding inner membrane protein oxa1-2, putative (encoded by transcript PVX_088935A), whose translation MSFAHSQIKLHNGILKKSSQKKFFFCGNFFKRGKHDCAITYGHNRICEKEAKGVSGGTRGAYFVHVRNFIHLSSIVASCDGANPKGYSQWDREDKSVASAPRDKEKTGGSEHTGEENLEWVKSDKNEETLGDSPPGEVTKDEIIPYTHFIIEKCKAKMQQDVDNYESSWYVELVYELLNCTKIMFDCSWMTSIVATTSFMRMIILPLTVSAERDRRKQKILNPLIKELTNKLKSNAQDGNIKMALEFKKKILNIRNTHGISLIPKSIIMMAFFQTPLFFIFYFSMKKMASYPEVFKEFTFESPLWLDSLSLPDPYYILPLLSSLLLLSNNELTALIDKALSNSKSSSLSGDDSEFQKKMKQVTKLAMRLFYISSLFFFKSMPSGLLIYLITNTVFQLLTTQICKIKVIERFLDLPPLYSRGLSFQGDAGGKNQSDSRRRKGIHMDDFVKGKFT comes from the coding sequence ATGAGCTTCGCCCACTCACAAATTAAGCTGCACAATGGAATATTAAAGAAAAGctctcaaaaaaaattttttttttgtggcaactttttcaaaagagGGAAACATGACTGCGCGATAACTTATGGGCATAATCGCATATGCGAGAAAGAAGCTAAGGGGGTAAGTGGTGGTACCAGGGGGGCGTATTTTGTTCATGTTCGAAATTTTATTCACCTATCGAGCATCGTCGCTAGCTGTGATGGAGCCAATCCAAAGGGATACAGCCAATGGGATAGGGAAGACAAATCGGTCGCGTCCGCCCCGCGGGACAAGGAAAAAACAGGTGGCAGTGAACATACGGGGGAAGAAAACCTCGAATGGGTCAAAAgtgacaaaaatgaagaaacaCTGGGGGattcccccccaggggaagtTACAAAGGATGAAATCATCCCGTACACCCATTTCATCAtcgaaaaatgcaaagctAAAATGCAGCAAGATGTAGACAACTACGAATCTTCCTGGTATGTCGAACTCGTTTACGAATTACTaaattgcacaaaaattATGTTCGATTGTTCTTGGATGACTTCGATCGTAGCAACGACGTCATTCATGAGGATGATTATTTTACCCTTAACCGTATCGGCAGAGCGGGAcagaagaaaacaaaaaatattaaaccCCCTAATAAAAGAACTgacaaataaattaaaaagtaatgCACAAGatggaaatataaaaatggcactcgaatttaagaaaaaaatcctcaaCATTAGGAATACACATGGGATATCTTTAATTCCCAAATCGATTATCATGATGGCATTTTTTCAaacccctttattttttatattttatttttctatgaaaaaaatggcatccTATCCTGAAGTGTTTAAAGAATTTACTTTTGAGTCTCCACTATGGTTAGACAGTCTTTCTTTACCGGACCCGTACTACATACTACCTCTGCTCTCCTCCCTCTTGCTATTATCAAACAATGAATTAACAGCATTGATTGACAAGGCACTAAGCAATAGCAAGTCGAGTTCCCTCTCCGGAGATGATAGcgaatttcaaaaaaaaatgaaacaagtGACGAAGCTAGCCATGAGactattttatatatcatctttatttttttttaaatctatGCCATCGGGGTTGCTCATTTATTTGATTACGAACACCGTTTTTCAATTACTTACGACCCAAATTTGTAAGATAAAAGTGATTGAGAGGTTTTTGGATCTGCCTCCGTTATATTCCAGGGGGCTGTCCTTTCAAGGggacgcgggggggaagaaccaATCCGATTCGAGGCGCAGAAAGGGCATCCACATGGACGACTTCGTAAAGGGTAAGTTCACTTGA
- a CDS encoding hypothetical protein, conserved (encoded by transcript PVX_088940A): MKKAESASCESLENPSERESHPYEVNKANHFVANVAKEERRKIPTDEHGQNAGKDDTGRHNAEGGEATSPNNPGNDNGPNDSTSADVEDKIIRKYLSKRMSDIGLNPMRGSESGGESAEEKEKPKGDGSRGESLGGNMREDGEGDPPKRRSEPPGEHVNIISDSSSDGDDVPLLKTLNIERAKVHVKVGDITKASGGDATSRIGGAIVKKRKTHEGEEKVKSIKRSRINGDMQSGNKNRDADPESDASSDDEYLINLINSNGGSDEFQGSRNQQTAKKDAARRLNGKAGRKTRISDGGGDGSDSSADDDSTSSCDSDEPILVKSKLKNQTNSPQRGVGSSADRYGGLVQTIASTGDSGRAQNNGVRSSETKQVAAKGKGSSQVVVSNSSAAAKKKNASSKGKESSNVHASPKMNASPKKHASPKKHASPKAHAAPNAKGSAPKKKKSKKDKAKKKKKSSKAAQKGGTKEGRQNGVVAKRVKKGSKGSDRSKKRDNAKGRDRTKKRDHTKGRDRITRKDKPKCKHRHSSDDLENSLSQSNDIETDSIVIGTFDPHNRTPKEKLVAQLLIRWWYVLPDWPTPDFNYEPELTKRKLRLVSLEEYEDEEDVNKEGFRKVYEISAFPGVFRDATGKAYDLRDKESCPCYNNFIKKTELELLELICQAIKNQMESLKKSVYDESGTERTLERQLKDAEGKLNKITKKKATKTKAEGGAPEGELDEAPEEAPEEAPEETPEKTPEKTPEDTPEKASEETPEKTPEETPEESPEVGGDT; this comes from the coding sequence atgaaaaaagccGAAAGCGCAAGTTGTGAGTCGCTGGAAAATCCCAGCGAACGGGAAAGTCACCCCTACGAGGTAAATAAGGCAAACCATTTCGTGGCCAACGTGGCCAAGgaggagaggaggaaaatacCCACTGATGAGCATGGCCAAAATGCGGGGAAGGATGACACTGGTAGACATAACGCTGAAGGGGGTGAAGCGACCAGCCCCAATAACCCTGGCAATGACAATGGGCCCAACGATAGTACCAGCGCGGATGTggaagataaaataattagGAAATATCTGAGCAAGCGGATGAGTGACATCGGTTTAAACCCCATGAGGGGGAGTGAGAGTGGGGGGGAAAGTgcagaggagaaggaaaagccAAAGGGGGATGGGAGCAGAGGCGAAAGTCTTGGGGGAAACATGCGCGAAGACGGAGAGGGAGATCCCCCCAAACGTCGATCCGAACCGCCCGGCGAACACGTCAACATCATCAGCGACAGCAGCAGCGACGGGGATGACGTGCCGCTTCTAAAAACGCTCAACATTGAGCGGGCAAAAGTGCACGTCAAAGTGGGAGACATAACAAAAGCCAGCGGCGGGGACGCTACCTCCAGAATCGGCGGAGCAATTgtaaagaagcgaaaaacgcacgaaggggaagagaagGTAAAAAGTATTAAACGCTCCCGCATCAATGGGGATATGCAAAGCGGAAACAAAAACAGGGACGCCGACCCTGAGTCAGATGCAAGTAGCGATGACGAATACTTAATCAATCTTATTAACAGCAACGGTGGTAGTGACGAATTCCAGGGCAGTAGAAACCAGCAGACTGCAAAAAAGGATGCAGCGCGCCGATTAAACGGAAAGGCTGGCAGAAAGACAAGAATCAGTGACGGTGGAGGGGATGGAAGCGACTCCTCAGCAGACGACGACAGCACTTCCAGCTGCGATTCGGACGAACCCATCCTTGTAAAAAGTAAACTAAAAAATCAAACGAATTctccccaaaggggggtaGGCAGTAGTGCTGATAGGTACGGCGGGCTCGTGCAGACCATCGCCAGCACTGGTGACAGCGGCAGGGCTCAGAATAACGGCGTACGTAGCAGTGAGACCAAACAGGTGGCAGCGAAAGGTAAAGGCAGCTCACAAGTAGTAGTATCTAACAGTAGTGCAGccgcaaagaaaaaaaatgcctcttCTAAAGGGAAGGAATCTTCAAATGTGCACGCATCTCCCAAAATGAATGCATCTCCCAAAAAGCATGCATCTCCCAAAAAGCACGCATCTCCCAAAGCGCACGCTGCCCCAAACGCGAAGGGCAGCGccccgaaaaaaaaaaaatccaaaaaagataaagccaaaaaaaaaaaaaaaagcagcaaagcTGCGCAGAAAGGGGGCACCAAGGAGGGGCGGCAAAACGGCGTAGTCGCGAAGAGGGTAAAGAAAGGCAGCAAGGGGAGTGATCGCTCCAAAAAGAGAGACAACGCCAAAGGGAGAGACCGCACCAAAAAGAGAGACCACACCAAAGGGAGAGACCGCATCACCCGCAAAGATAAACCAAAATGCAAGCACAGGCACAGCAGCGACGACCTCGAAAACAGCCTGAGTCAAAGCAACGACATCGAAACAGATTCCATCGTTATAGGTACGTTCGACCCGCACAATCGGACCCCCAAGGAAAAGCTCGTAGCGCAGCTGCTCATTCGCTGGTGGTACGTCCTACCGGACTGGCCAACGCCTGACTTTAATTATGAGCCGGAGCTAACCAAAAGAAAGTTGAGGCTAGTCTCCCTGGAAGAatatgaagatgaagaagacgTAAACAAAGAGGGCTTTCGAAAGGTCTACGAAATCTCTGCCTTCCCGGGAGTCTTTCGAGACGCTACTGGAAAGGCATATGACTTGAGGGACAAAGAATCCTGCCCCTGTTACAAcaactttataaaaaaaacagaactGGAGTTGCTGGAGCTAATCTGCCAAGCTATAAAGAACCAAATGGAGTCTCTCAAAAAGTCCGTGTATGATGAGAGCGGCACAGAGAGGACTCTCGAACGGCAGCTCAAAGATGCAGAGGGGAAACTGaacaaaattacaaaaaaaaaggcaacaaaaacaaaggcggaggggggggctCCAGAGGGGGAACTCGACGAGGCACCGGAGGAGGCACCAGAGGAGGCGCCAGAGGAAACGCCCGAGAAGACGCCCGAGAAGACGCCCGAGGATACACCCGAGAAGGCTTCCGAGGAGACACCAGAGAAAACACCCGAGGAGACCCCCGAGGAGTCACCCGAGGTAGGGGGGGATACATAG
- a CDS encoding leucyl-tRNA synthetase, putative (encoded by transcript PVX_088945A; Possible apicoplast targeted protein. Curated by Stuart Ralph, Walter and Eliza Hall Institute of Medical Research, Australia.), protein MPVPSGRDSGRGRREGKLGAYDFRAIERKWQVVWNSKRLLDRDFARFNRRAGGGSVAGGDGSSVGEGGVAGGDGSGEGEGGISSRLSGEPKLDRGGKPARRKFYVLDMFPYPSAQGLHMGHILCFTITDVLAKFKRMTNHCVFHPIGWDSFGLPCDRMSMRMKVDPRKIIQKNILNFKKQLLKMGFLFNWENEINTSDGGFYKWTQWIIIQMYLRGLGYKKMSYVNWSNEINCVMSNDEMKNEANLEGLKVTKRKLLQWYLKITKYANRLIEDLKDIDWPQKIKQMQINWIGKRRGIILKARVIPTGEWAAGDLLRIPSDCITPHVCYHSIYANDGVTLLLNYLYRQGGGSYDFFASFVRTSNEKHPILEGDSQMERLIYDEDAVQDVLRAIKPRASILGLPPNGREKKHLLSFTTDGEEKEEDLYVKIFLNEKEAIFQGDKLLVSVNHPNIHQIVNGNESLLAFVSEAVRQNDTERLKNERILFTGSVIYNPIIGKYIPIYVCSYVLENNGHLLFVKRGRREQVGETSKGEEVLHKLLSASKYSKGCSVYNLRDWLFSRQRYWGEPFPFLFPVGGTQQEHPNGEQIPTVSNKQKEHPNGETTPLCSSPPRDIYIDDVPVHLPKFHKRIYELGSSRHSEGSPSVLSRFKKWAFQRRENNLYKRECDIMPQWAGSSWYFLRYLDSKNSNCIFNKERANFWMPVDLYVGGSEHAVLHLLYARFFHKFLYDLKLVSHKEPFQRLFNQGLLLSATSFFAYTTLEGELVSYATVRGEAAEGPPQGGSTKSTHGKDAPPGGSGQLGKEGQQSVSDQPPLPDQLNCTTEKALRGTGPTAQGKKYTKRQIPEELVVQREGRYFLKEAPHVEVKANYEKMSKSKGNTVNPNDIVKKYGSDCLRLYILFLGPIDQNKKWDLKGIKGTYKFLNNLYSLFVEDVKGASPLGGEKIPQECNATIEVNSGVPPNGGHNFVETHREQSNDHIICTKCRRKKRNKQMILQFEMMKSGGGSQHEAEFNRGRQREALKRSINSLCSEDHSLKQLSDVIVKKRGSEIEREKKERANYYIHKITRCLNSMKLNTAVSFFMTFFNEIKKWDYIPLKIFLIFVKLLFPFCPHISEEFWFFYLKKYKPERKQICYFCNSSLMYFSRWPSLFRLEAPLVGRLSIRLNNRHVAFMEVERRNGLGELPSLESYQHSERPPNEEPAERPTNEEPAERPTSEEPAERSQGIIREATNRIKDRIEREKKRGKRLVNVLYIPNRVVNFVLK, encoded by the exons ATGCCCGTG CCGAGTGGGCGCGACtcggggagggggaggcgcGAGGGCAAGCTGGGGGCGTACGACTTCCGGGCGATCGAGCGGAAGTGGCAAGTCGTGTGGAATTCGAAGCGGCTGCTGGATAGGGACTTCGCGCGGTTCAACCGGCGCGCCGGGGGGGGCAGCGTTGCAGGCGGCGATGGAAGTAGCGTGGGCGAAGGAGGCGTTGCAGGCGGCGATGGGAGCGGCGAGGGTGAGGGAGGCATTTCCAGCCGCCTCTCGGGCGAGCCTAAACTTgatcggggggggaagcccgCCAGGCGGAAGTTCTACGTGCTGGACATGTTCCCCTACCCGTCGGCGCAGGGCCTGCACATGGGGCACATCCTGTGCTTCACCATAACGGACGTGCTGGCCAAGTTCAAGCGAATGACCAACCATTGCGTCTTCCACCCCATCGGATGGGACAGCTTCGGACTGCCATGCGATAGGATGTCTATGAGGATGAAAGTAGACCCCAGAAAAatcattcaaaaaaatatactaaattttaaaaaacagcTACTGAAAATGGGGTTCCTCTTCAACtgggaaaatgaaattaacaCATCAGATGGAGGCTTCTACAAATGGACGCAGTGGATTATCATTCAGATGTATTTAAGAGGCCTGGGTTATAAGAAAATGTCTTATGTTAATTGGTCGAACGAAATTAACTGTGTAATGTCAAATGACGAAATGAAGAATGAGGCGAATTTGGAAGGGTTAAAGGTAACCAAGAGGAAGCTCCTGCAGTGGTACCTCAAAATTACGAAGTACGCCAACAGACTGATTGAAGATTTGAAGGACATCGACTGGCCACAGAAGATCAAACAGATGCAAATTAATTGGATAGGCAAGAGAAGAGGCATCATTCTAAAGGCGAGGGTGATACCTACCGGTGAGTGGGCAGCTGGGGATCTCCTTCGCATCCCTTCGGATTGTATCACCCCGCATGTTTGTTATCATAGCATTTACGCCAACGATGGGGTGACTCTCCTTTTGAATTATCTGTACCGTCAGGGGGGGGGCTCTTACGACTTCTTCGCTTCGTTTGTTAGAACGTCGAATGAGAAGCATCCCATTCTGGAGGGAGACAGCCAAATGGAACGCCTCATTTATGATGAGGACGCTGTGCAAGATGTGCTGAGGGCGATCAAACCGAGGGCTTCCATATTGGGACTACCCCCTAAcgggagggagaaaaaacatcTGCTGAGTTTCACCACAGAtggtgaagaaaaggaggaggatttatatgtgaaaatatttttaaacgaAAAGGAGGCCATCTTCCAAGGGGACAAATTATTAGTGAGCGTCAATCATCCGAACATCCACCAGATAGTGAATGGGAACGAATCTTTACTAGCCTTCGTGAGCGAAGCAGTCAGGCAGAACGACACGGAGAGGCTGAAGAATGAGCGGATCCTCTTCACAGGCTCTGTTATTTACAACCCCATAATAGGGAAATACATCCCCATATACGTTTGCTCTTACGTGTTAGAGAATAATGGGCACTTGCTGTTcgttaaaagggggaggagagaaCAAGTGGGAGAGacttccaaaggggaagaggtcCTCCACAAATTGCTGTCCGCATCGAAGTATAGCAAAGGGTGCAGCGTGTACAATTTGAGGGACTGGTTGTTTTCGAGGCAGAGGTACTGGGGCGAGCCCTTTCCCTTTCTCTTCCCAGTGGGGGGCACCCAACAGGAgcacccaaatggggagcaaATCCCCACTGTGAGCAATAAACAGAAGGAgcacccaaatggggagactACCCCCCTGTGTAGTTCCCCCCCGAGGGATATCTACATAGATGACGTCCCTGTGCATCTGCCAAAGTTCCACAAAAGAATATACGAATTGGGTTCCAGTAGACACAGTGAAGGATCTCCCTCCGTTCTCTCCAGATTTAAGAAGTGGGCTTtccaaaggagagaaaataaTCTTTACAAGAGAGAATGCGACATCATGCCTCAGTGGGCAGGCTCTAGCTGGTACTTCTTAAGGTACTTGGACTCTAAGAATTCGAAttgcatttttaacaaagaGAGGGCCAATTTTTGGATGCCTGTGGACCTGTACGTTGGGGGGAGTGAGCATGCTGTGCTGCATCTGCTGTACGCGAGGTTTTTTCACAAGTTTCTGTACGACCTTAAGCTGGTTAGCCATAAGGAGCCCTTCCAGAGGCTCTTCAACCAGGGCCTCCTCCTGAGCGCCACTTCGTTCTTTGCCTACACGACGTTGGAGGGGGAGTTGGTTAGTTATGCAACggtgaggggggaagcggcggaggggCCCCCGCAGGGGGGCAGCACGAAGAGTACCCATGGGAAGGATGCCCCCCCGGGTGGAAGCGGCCAACTTGGAAAAGAGGGCCAACAGTCCGTTTCCGACCAACCGCCCTTACCTGACCAACTTAACTGCACCACTGAGAAGGCCCTGCGAGGAACGGGCCCAACCgcccaggggaagaagtacacGAAGCGCCAAATTCCAGAGGAGCTGGTGGTGCAGAGAGAGGGGAGATATTTTTTGAAGGAGGCCCCACACGTGGAAGTCAAAGccaattatgaaaaaatgtcCAAGTCGAAAGGAAACACAGTGAACCCGAACGATATTGTGAAGAAATATGGGTCCGATTGTCTCCGGCTGTATATCCTATTCTTAGGACCTATAGAtcagaacaaaaaatgggaccTCAAGGGGATAAAAGGGACCTACAAATTTTTGAACAATTTATATAGCTTGTTTGTGGAGGATGTAAAAGGAGCCTctcccttggggggggagaagataCCACAGGAGTGTAACGCCACTATCGAGGTTAACTCTGGagttcccccaaatggaggcCATAATTTTGTGGAGACCCACCGCGAACAAAGCAACGACCATATAATTTGCACCAAGTgtaggaggaaaaaacggaaCAAGCAGATGATTCTCCAATTTGAAATGATGAAaagtgggggggggagccaaCATGAAGCAGAATTCAACCGTGGGAGGCAAAGGGAAGCATTAAAACGTAGTATAAACTCACTATGTAGTGAGGACCACTCGCTCAAACAGCTATCAGACgtgattgtaaaaaaaaggggaagcgaaaTTGAACGGGAGAAGAAAGAAAGGGCAAATTATTACATTCACAAAATAACGAGGTGCCTAAACAGTATGAAGCTGAACACAGCCGTCTCCTTCTTCATGACATTCTttaacgaaattaaaaagtgggATTACATCCCCTTGAAAATCTTTTTAATCTTTGTGAAGTTACTGTTCCCCTTCTGCCCGCACATCTCCGAGGAGTTCTGGTTCTTCTACTTGAAGAAATACAAACCGGAGAGAAAGCAGATTTGTTATTTCTGCAATTCTAGCCTGATGTACTTCTCGCGATGGCCCTCCTTATTCCGGTTGGAGGCTCCACTGGTGGGTAGGCTCTCCATCCGGTTGAATAACCGCCACGTGGCCTTCATGGAGGTGGAGCGGCGCAACGGCTTGGGGGAGTTACCCAGTTTAGAGAGTTATCAGCATTCGGAGCgccccccaaatgaagagCCGGCGGAACGCCCCACAAATGAAGAGCCAGCGGAGCGCCCCACAAGTGAAGAACCGGCGGAACGCTCACAGGGCATCATTCGTGAGGCCACAAACAGGATAAAGGACCGAATcgaaagggagaagaaacgGGGCAAACGACTCGTCAACGTGTTGTATATTCCCAACAGGGTCGTAAATTTTGTCCTCAAGTGA